The nucleotide sequence TAAATTTTTAGGAACATACGATCCAAACCAGGTTACTCTTTCCGTTTCCGGAAGATTGGTATCGGGATTTTTCGACGGTACATTCATTTCCGTCAAACGAGCTGAAAATGAGATTTATAAAACTCATGTGGGCGCAAGGGGAGAAGTTTCCAGAACAAAGAACAATAATACTTCCGGACAAATCACTTTTACTTTGAAGGGGACTTCTCCGGATAACGCATTCTTGGATCTGGTCAAAAACCTTCCCAACACTTTTCCAGTGATGGTAAAGAACAATTCAGACGGAAAATTCGTAGCGGTTGCAAGTCAAGCTTGGGTCACGACCGATCCCGATAAGGAATTCGGTGTCGAAGAGAGTGGAGTAGAATGGGTTTTGACCTGCGCAGATCTAAATAAAGCACATTTAGGCTGAACGAAATTAGACTCGCTTTACGGATCTTCAGAGTAAGTAAGGAAAGCGAGTTCTATTCAAAAAAAGAAATAAAGGAATCATAACATGTCTTACCAAGAAACAATACAAGTTAACGGAAAGGAATATATTCTCCAACACCCGGGCTCGAAAGAATGGATCAAATTGAAATCTAAAATGTTCAAGATCGCGGATGGAAATATGGACCTTTCGGTGATACTGGAATATTGTTTCGATCACGTAGTTTTTCCTGGAAAAGGAGCCGCCAAGTTATCGATTGATGGGCCTTTGGGTCTAGATGGAAAAGCCACAGTGCTGCAGCAGGCTGAATTGAAATCTTGGATCCGGGAACTGGAGGAGGTGTGGGAAATTATTCTTCCCCGATTTCTTAGAGGGGAGTTGGAGCCCGGATTTTCCTGGCCAGAAAATGGAGCAAGAAACGGTAAAGCGTCTCTTGCAAATCAACCGTCTTGAGGAAGTTCGACTAAAGCGGGAGCTGGACGAGGAAATCTCGATATGGAGGCCGGTCGTAAACGGCATTCTTACTTATTCGGAGGCTTGCAAAATGCACCCAAGAGATTTAGCAAAAGCGAATATACTAGTAGATAGAATGATCAAAGAGCAGAATCAGGCTGCGAATAAATCACGCGGAAGATAATTCATGAACGAAGACTGGATAAAGGAAATGCAAAAGCTTGCTAAAGAATTTGAAAAACTGCAAGCTTCGTTCGGAAAGGAATTAACGAAGGCATTTAAGTCCGCTTCTGCAGAAGTTAAGTCGTGGGGAAAAAGTTTAAATAATTTCTATAAGAGTGCTTTCAATCAATTGAATTCTTGGGGAAAGACCGCTACAGTATGGATGAAGAAGATAGGAAATTCTTTATCTGCTTCTTTCAAGTCGAGTACGGAACTTTTCAAAAAGAATTTTTCAAAAATCGCCGATGTTAGTCTATCCAAATGGGCAAAACTTGGAAACGTTACTAAGGGTTTACCTGGAGGCATTCCTTCTCAATTCATCGATTTAGATGCAGCGAAAGCTTTGGAAAAGCAAAGAATGGAGCTTAAAAGATTGACCGGTGCTCAGGGATACCAAGCTCTTGCCGCAACGATAGCAAAAGTAAAAAAAGAATCCAACGGGTTCGCTTCTGAAAGCGAATTGTTAACTGCTTCGAAAGATGCACTTCAATACGGGCATTCCATTGATTTCGTGAGACAATCAATGGAAAGTTTTCAAAAACTTTCTAAAATTTCCGGGGCAGCAACTTCTTCATTATATGATGAGGCTAAAAACTTTATCGAAACTGGAGACCTCGGCCTTCTTAAGAATAATGCGGCTCTTTCTGCGTATATTCAGCAGGCAAAGACAATAGGGGATGGAGAAGACTTAAATTCTCAAACCAAACGAAGAGAATTATTATCCAAAGCCTTAGAAAAGAATGCGCAGATACAGGAAGAATACAATCGGTATGCCTATTCAAACGTAGGAGCTCAAGAACAATTAGCTGCAACAATCGGCAACTTGACATTGGCATTTGGAGACTTGCTTCTCCCGATCCTGACTCCTTTCGTTAAACTATTCGCTACTATATTAGGTTATTTTGTTAACTTCATGGACTATATAAAACAGTCCGTGGTTTTAACGCGTATATTCCAAGGGATCCTGCTCGTATTGGTCGGGACATTCTCTTGGTGGTGGGTGGCTATCACCGCAATCATTCTCATAATTGCGGATCTATATGGATGGATCACAGGCGGCGAATCGGTTATAGGACAATTTTTCGGACCCTTCGAGAAATTTAAGGAAAATGCCGTAAAATGGTTTGCGGCCGGGATCAATTGGATCAAAAGTGCATTCAATTCCTTATTAAATTTCGCTAATACATATGGAAAATACCTGATTATGGCTATTTTTCCCATATCAATTTTGTATTTCTATTTCAATCAAATCAAAAGTGGTGTTATAGGTTTTGTGAGTTCTATAACTACTGCATTTTCTTCCATTAATTGGAAGGCGTTAATACCGGATTGGGTTTTAACAGCCGCAAAATCTCTTTCTAACATCGTGGGTGGAAGTTCCGCGCAATCTGGCACTGGTGGAATATTAGCCAGTCTAAGCGGAGCCAGAGCATCCGGCGGAGTTGTTTCCGCAGGAAAGTCATACTTAGTCGGAGAAAGAGGACCCGAATTATTCACTCCGGGGAGTTCCGGGAAAATCATCCCGAATGGGGCGGGAGGAGGTTCCGTTGTAGTCCAAAGTGTTGTTGGAACTTTAATAGTTAATGTTACCGGTCCGAATGAGGCCGGAACGGAAATAAAAGAAGCAGTTATGAGAGCTTTAGACGAGCTATCCGAAGATATTTTACCCGCAAAATTAGGATTAGCGATTACGTAATATGCCTGCCATTGTTCAAAGAGCCAAGAGTTTATTTTATGGAGAACGGACCCAAACTTATTTAAAGGGTAATGGAACCGACCTAATATTCGATTCTACTATTTCTATCTCTAAAGACCGCACGGCTAATGCAACAAATCATGCGGTGGAGAAGGGATCCGATATAACCGATCATGTTACCAACGAACCGATCGGAGTCTCTCTTACTGCGATCATTTCCGATTCCGATTGGGATCCATTAGACCCATTATCGTTCGTAAACAAAAAAGTTAAAGAACGTTTATCGCTTCTTTACGACTGGATGGATAAGAAGGTGATTATCGCCTTTTATTCTTACGATGAAATAGTAGAAAACCTGATTATTGAATCGGTTTCGGAAGAACAAGCAGTTGACCTCGGCGACGGGCGCAAGTTGAACCTGAAATTGAAAAAGATAGTCATAGCCGAACCGAGAAAAGTAGAAGTTACCCTGAAATCTCCGGTACCAAAGGCAGGGGTTACCGCCACGGCTACAAAACAAGTTTCTGGAAGTGCAGGTGCCAATAAAAATATCTGCGGCGGGCTGTAAGAATGATTGATCTTGAATATTTACCCATTTCTTCGAGCGAAATTCCTATAGAGAAAGATTTCACAATAGGGGAGACTTATTCATTTCGTTTTTTGTATAATGAAAGGGCCGATTTTTATACATGTACGATTTTGGATTCCAATGCTAATATCCTATTTACGACTAAGATCTGTTATGCGAGAGAGCTGATCGACGCTCAGATCCAAAATTTGGGCATTAACCGTTTAATTATTCCGTTAAATCCTCAAGAGATCGAGCAGAATCGCGTATTACAAGGCCAGATCGTAAATCAGAAAATGTTCGGAAACGATATCCTTTTGATCCTTGGAAGGTCCGTGGAAGAATGAGCACGCTCTTTAATCGAGTTGCAAAAGTGAAAATAGGGGGAAGAGAATTCTCATATCCTCCTTTTTCCATAGAATTCACTCAGGAACAGAAAATTGGGAATCTGCAATCCGCTACTTTGAAATTATATAATCCTTCTCCGGAAACGATCCGTGTCTTTGAAGCAAAGAAAAAAGGATCCGGAAAAATATTCCCAAAAGTGACGGTTAGTGCCGGATATAAAGAAGATTCCGGTACCGTTGTGCTGGGAGAAGCAATTAATTATTCAGTTTCCCAGAGTGGAGTAGATAGAATTTTAGAAGTAAAGATCTCGGACTCTACGACTAAATGGAGTACTGCGATCGTTAATAAGAGTTATAAAAAGTCATCCGCCATTTCCGTGATCAAGGATGCATGTAAAAGTATTGGTATAGATCCAGGTGAGATCGAATTGGGAGAGAATAAAACTTATGATTCGATTACAGTTAGAGGTTTTAGCGATTCCATCCGAAAGATTGCATCAGATACCAAATCTGAATTCTATTTCCGGAACGGTTTATTAACTCTCCAGCCGAAAAATTCCAAAAAGAAACAAGTAACATTGCTAAATTCTTATTCCGGACTTTTGGAAAAACCCGAAAAAACCGCGAAAGGGTATAAGATCAAGACCTTATTTCTCTATTCTCTTTGTGTCGGAATGATCGTTAAGATCGAATCTAAGGACGTAAATCTGACGGCTAAGATCGTAAAAGGCACAAAGAACTTTTCTACCTTTGGCGACGCGAATTGTGAATTCGAGGTAATACCGGCATGAGTTTCGCAGAATTATTGGATCGGTATACGGATAAAAAAGGAAGAGGAATGCAGCTCGGTATGGTCTGCCAAGTGGAGTCCTTCGACGCCGGCGCAATGCGAGCGGATGTACTTCCTTTAGTAAGAGAGAAAAATGAATTGGATGAAGTCTCCAATTATCCAGTAATCCCCGGGATCCCAGTGCAATACGTACAAATCGGACAGGACTGTTATATTAAACCTTTTTATCAAAGAGGTGATTTGGTTTGGGTAGGCTTTTCTACATTCGATATTTCTAATAGTTTAGCCGGAAGTGGAAGGAAGCAGGAAGTCCGACCGGACTCTAAAATTTTCGGATTAGAGAATGCCTGTTTGATCGGTCGTATTGCTCAGCAAGGTTGGTCCGAGCCGCAAAATATGATCAAGTTCGAAGATGGTAAGTTAACATTGAAGGTTGGCTCCACCGAACTATCGATCGGCCCTGATGGCGTGGAAGTGACTGGCGATTTGACTGTTGAAGGAGAAGTAGGGGGCAATGTGGTTTATGAAACGGATCTTTCTCCTTCCGGATCAGACAAAGGGGGGCTTTCCATTGGAGAGATTAAAGATAAATTCAATAGCCATAAACATAGTGGAGTAACTGCCGGTGCTGGGTCTACTGCGACTCCATTGCCACAATTGTCTTGAGGGATTTTTCATTATATTATGAAAACATTAAAAATTGAGAATAACGATTTAGTTTATACGAAAAGCCAAGGTGCAAACGACTTATCTCCGAATAGAGGACGTTTGGTTATGCTTGAAGGCATTGATGCTCTTCGCCAAATTTTAGGAAATCGTCTGAAGATGTTTTTAGGAGAATGGTATCTGGCTCCGAACGAAGGGGTGGATTGGTTGAATTTAGTGGACCAAAAAATATTCTTTCGTCCCGGTTTCCTTGCGGAGATCAGACAAGCGATTCTAAAGGAACCGGCAGTTACTAATATTCTTTCTTTGGATGCCGATTTTGATCCTAAGGCAAGGAAAGTCACGATCCAATTTAAAGTTGAAAGTAAATTCGGTACTCTTTCGAATTCAGTTTCAGGAGAAGTATAATGGCTTTTGGAGTTACTCCTCAGGGATTTATTCGCAAATCATATGCCGATATTCTCCAAGCCTTGGAAGATCGAGCCAAGTTGGAAGAGAACTTTGGACCGGAAATTGATCTATCTCCTTACGGTGAGTTGGGGATTATTCTTCAAAACGTAGCAAGAGAATTTGACGAAGTTTGGCAGGGATTAGAAGAAACATATTATTCAAAATTTATAAACCAAGCCGAAGGAGTTCAGTTGGATCGGATTGTCGCTCAGGGTGGACTTTCCCGGATCCCGGCAAGAAAATCCACCGTCACTTTGAAAATACTTGGTGATTTAAGTGCAGAAGTCTCTTCCGGTTTTATTGTTCAAACTCCCACCGGAATTCAATTCGAAGTAGTTGAGCCGGGACTCATCACGAACGCGGCTGGAACTGACTTTGCTTTTCGTAGTATAGAGACAGGTGGAAAGACAGTCGTTGCTGCAGGGACTATTACGGAGATCGTGACTCAACTACCTGGAATCAATTCGGTTACTAATTTTGCTCCATCTACGGGGGGAGGGCCGATCGAATCTGATGCGGAGTTAAGA is from Leptospira sp. WS58.C1 and encodes:
- a CDS encoding phage structural protein gives rise to the protein MADKFLGTYDPNQVTLSVSGRLVSGFFDGTFISVKRAENEIYKTHVGARGEVSRTKNNNTSGQITFTLKGTSPDNAFLDLVKNLPNTFPVMVKNNSDGKFVAVASQAWVTTDPDKEFGVEESGVEWVLTCADLNKAHLG
- a CDS encoding phage baseplate protein, whose amino-acid sequence is MPAIVQRAKSLFYGERTQTYLKGNGTDLIFDSTISISKDRTANATNHAVEKGSDITDHVTNEPIGVSLTAIISDSDWDPLDPLSFVNKKVKERLSLLYDWMDKKVIIAFYSYDEIVENLIIESVSEEQAVDLGDGRKLNLKLKKIVIAEPRKVEVTLKSPVPKAGVTATATKQVSGSAGANKNICGGL
- a CDS encoding phage baseplate plug protein gives rise to the protein MIDLEYLPISSSEIPIEKDFTIGETYSFRFLYNERADFYTCTILDSNANILFTTKICYARELIDAQIQNLGINRLIIPLNPQEIEQNRVLQGQIVNQKMFGNDILLILGRSVEE
- a CDS encoding phage protein; this encodes MSTLFNRVAKVKIGGREFSYPPFSIEFTQEQKIGNLQSATLKLYNPSPETIRVFEAKKKGSGKIFPKVTVSAGYKEDSGTVVLGEAINYSVSQSGVDRILEVKISDSTTKWSTAIVNKSYKKSSAISVIKDACKSIGIDPGEIELGENKTYDSITVRGFSDSIRKIASDTKSEFYFRNGLLTLQPKNSKKKQVTLLNSYSGLLEKPEKTAKGYKIKTLFLYSLCVGMIVKIESKDVNLTAKIVKGTKNFSTFGDANCEFEVIPA
- a CDS encoding Gp138 family membrane-puncturing spike protein; the encoded protein is MSFAELLDRYTDKKGRGMQLGMVCQVESFDAGAMRADVLPLVREKNELDEVSNYPVIPGIPVQYVQIGQDCYIKPFYQRGDLVWVGFSTFDISNSLAGSGRKQEVRPDSKIFGLENACLIGRIAQQGWSEPQNMIKFEDGKLTLKVGSTELSIGPDGVEVTGDLTVEGEVGGNVVYETDLSPSGSDKGGLSIGEIKDKFNSHKHSGVTAGAGSTATPLPQLS